One genomic region from Neoarius graeffei isolate fNeoGra1 chromosome 4, fNeoGra1.pri, whole genome shotgun sequence encodes:
- the LOC132884281 gene encoding fidgetin: MNSDMMSSVYGVTMQWASEQPQWAEQHYDITSTTCSPARKFEPFRSQRLTSSSSGGAYHHSWANDDISALTASNLLKRYAERYSTILDLPCDNGLIGYPDPTISASVNGPSIVNRAPPLLTGRKLEAEPWLESIYPPLGCVPELIPKAPLSVSDMPASVGSSPGVGAGSLPEPSFSSSNCGSQTSAQEYSSTLYSAPYLHSVGSYNGPLLHPVASHPNLVPTYGANASPSLPTYGYPSTGYPYSPPSPSAACLSTSIAPATPLPASSMSGYSYPTPTLAPLPASVADNGSTSSDSLGKPYYPAGPGDIRAFEEFGFGGTSNSDSQSASSPLYRPPGGNEGHKGNGYEQSSNTTSLLFKPTNPSDSLRSLESLAQGSAASGQCFAATSCAATSSNLYSSASSHTHLCLDTHTPC, encoded by the coding sequence GCGTGACAATGCAGTGGGCCTCTGAGCAGCCACAGTGGGCGGAGCAGCACTATGACATCACATCCACCACATGCTCACCAGCACGCAAGTTTGAACCTTTCCGCAGTCAGAGGTTAACCAGTTCATCTTCAGGTGGAGCGTACCATCATTCCTGGGCTAACGATGACATCTCAGCGCTGACCGCCTCCAACCTGCTAAAAAGATATGCAGAACGTTACTCCACCATTTTGGACCTCCCCTGTGATAACGGGCTCATCGGATACCCAGATCCTACCATTTCCGCCAGTGTAAATGGACCTAGCATTGTTAATAGAGCTCCACCCTTGCTTACCGGGCGAAAACTGGAGGCAGAGCCTTGGCTTGAGAGCATATACCCTCCACTGGGCTGCGTCCCAGAACTGATTCCCAAAGCACCGTTGAGTGTATCGGACATGCCTGCGAGTGTTGGTAGCTCCCCTGGTGTTGGTGCTGGTAGCTTACCAGAGCCCAGTTTCTCCAGCAGTAACTGTGGTAGCCAAACGAGTGCCCAGGAGTACAGCAGCACCCTATATAGTGCCCCTTACTTGCACTCTGTGGGTTCCTATAATGGACCACTTCTCCATCCAGTTGCCTCCCATCCCAACTTGGTGCCAACATATGGTGCTAATGCCTCACCCAGCCTTCCCACCTATGGTTACCCAAGCACTGGATACCCCTATAGTCCTCCGTCCCCTTCTGCCGCCTGCCTTTCTACCAGCATTGCACCAGCTACACCTCTACCAGCATCTAGCATGAGTGGCTACTCTTACCCAACTCCCACTCTGGCACCATTGCCTGCTAGTGTTGCAGATAATGGTTCCACAAGTTCGGACAGCCTTGGCAAGCCCTACTATCCAGCTGGACCAGGTGACATAAGGGCATTCGAGGAGTTTGGTTTCGGCGGTACTTCTAATTCAGATAGTCAGTCAGCAAGCAGTCCTCTCTACAGGCCGCCAGGGGGAAACGAGGGGCATAAGGGAAACGGATACGAGCAGTCAAGCAATACCACGTCGCTGCTCTTTAAACCTACCAATCCCAGTGACTCTCTGCGTAGCCTCGAGTCTCTCGCTCAAGGCAGTGCCGCATCCGGACAGTGCTTCGCAGCAACTTCCTGCGCAGCCACCTCGTCAAATCTGTACTCGTCTGCCTCGTCGCACACACACCTCTGCctcgacacacacacaccttgctgA